The Terriglobia bacterium genome includes a region encoding these proteins:
- a CDS encoding glycosyltransferase family 2 protein produces the protein MKFSLILCTLGRTTELARFLEHLDRQTYRNFELVVVDQNPEGLLDPVLAPYRDHFQVVHVRSKLRGLSRARNLGLAHLSGDIVAFPDDDCWYSPDILEQVAQSLQRHPDRNGLTCRCVDESGSDAFNKFDSAGGDVTKYNVWRRSNSNCIFLSARFVAAARQFNEDLGKGTASDTAAEEMDFLLRGMQTGLQVLYCPDFHVYHRLKVPSYDEAGTREARSHATGQGYVLRQYGYWFPYVVYFCSRPLGGMLVALATGNSGRFRYHLAMMQGRLRGWIG, from the coding sequence ATGAAGTTCTCTCTCATCTTGTGCACTCTCGGCCGGACAACGGAGCTGGCCAGGTTTCTGGAACACTTGGACCGTCAGACCTATCGTAATTTCGAACTGGTCGTCGTGGACCAGAATCCTGAAGGCCTTCTCGATCCGGTATTGGCGCCGTATCGGGACCACTTCCAGGTCGTCCACGTCAGATCGAAGCTGAGAGGACTGTCCCGTGCCCGCAACCTCGGGCTGGCGCACTTGAGCGGCGATATCGTCGCCTTCCCTGACGATGACTGCTGGTATTCGCCCGATATCCTGGAGCAAGTCGCACAGAGCTTGCAGCGTCACCCCGACCGCAATGGACTGACCTGCCGCTGCGTTGATGAATCGGGTAGCGATGCGTTCAACAAGTTCGATAGCGCCGGCGGCGATGTCACCAAGTACAACGTCTGGCGGCGCAGTAACTCGAATTGCATTTTCCTGAGCGCTCGATTTGTGGCGGCTGCGCGGCAGTTCAACGAGGATCTTGGAAAAGGCACCGCATCCGATACCGCCGCGGAAGAAATGGATTTTCTGTTGCGGGGCATGCAGACGGGCTTACAGGTCTTGTACTGTCCGGATTTTCATGTGTATCACCGGCTGAAAGTCCCGTCCTACGACGAAGCCGGCACGCGCGAAGCCCGCAGCCACGCCACAGGTCAAGGCTACGTCCTCCGCCAATATGGCTACTGGTTTCCTTACGTGGTGTATTTCTGCTCTCGCCCGTTAGGGGGAATGCTGGTGGCTTTGGCGACCGGCAATTCAGGCCGCTTCCGGTACCACTTGGCGATGATGCAGGGGAGACTTCGAGGATGGATCGGCTAA
- a CDS encoding glycosyltransferase, which yields MLETKVNLDRLRVAIVHHWFVEPWGGAERVVEVIASVFPNADLFTLMSDPSVLPPDLKRRRIQTSFLQHIPGKYRWRRQLMPLYPLALEQLDLSGYDLVISSESGPAKGVVTSPRTCHICYCNSPMRYIWEMYHDYLGSIRGPVARAVFRLSAHYMRLWDLATASRVDYFIANSHNVACRIGKHYRRDAAVIHCPVRTSEGFLASDVGDYYLVVGRLVDYKRVDLAIEACNRLKRPLKVIGDGPQYNALRRIAGPTVEFLGFVSTELVQRSYAGCRALLFPGEEDFGLVPVEAQAFGRPVIAFGAGGALETVNGLYPGDAFASAATGVFFREQSTESLIEAIRYFEAVESRFSSASIREHSAAFDEAHFRAAFESFVAAKWAEFLDVTSHSAKNTQIAAGQRI from the coding sequence ATGCTTGAGACAAAAGTAAACCTCGACCGGTTGCGTGTTGCCATCGTCCACCACTGGTTCGTAGAACCGTGGGGTGGGGCCGAGCGTGTCGTCGAAGTCATCGCTAGCGTGTTTCCAAACGCGGACTTATTCACCCTCATGTCCGACCCCAGCGTTCTCCCGCCCGATCTTAAGCGGCGCAGGATCCAGACCTCTTTTCTGCAGCACATCCCCGGCAAGTATCGCTGGCGTCGGCAACTGATGCCTTTGTATCCCCTGGCCCTGGAGCAACTCGACCTCAGCGGTTATGATCTGGTGATCAGTTCCGAATCCGGTCCTGCCAAGGGCGTGGTGACTTCTCCTCGCACCTGCCACATCTGCTACTGCAACTCGCCGATGCGCTATATCTGGGAGATGTACCACGATTACCTGGGCAGCATTCGCGGACCTGTCGCTCGTGCTGTTTTCAGGCTCAGCGCCCATTACATGCGGCTTTGGGACTTAGCGACGGCTTCGCGCGTGGACTACTTCATTGCGAATTCTCACAACGTGGCCTGCCGCATAGGCAAGCACTATCGCCGTGATGCCGCTGTCATCCACTGCCCGGTCAGAACTTCCGAAGGATTCCTTGCGTCCGATGTCGGCGATTATTATTTGGTTGTAGGCCGGTTGGTGGATTACAAACGCGTCGACCTGGCCATTGAGGCCTGCAACCGGCTGAAGCGTCCGCTGAAAGTGATCGGGGATGGCCCACAATATAATGCACTCCGTCGCATCGCCGGTCCCACGGTGGAGTTTCTCGGTTTTGTCTCGACGGAACTCGTGCAACGCTCTTATGCTGGTTGTCGGGCACTGCTCTTTCCGGGCGAGGAAGATTTTGGGCTGGTGCCGGTGGAAGCCCAGGCTTTTGGCAGGCCGGTGATCGCCTTTGGCGCTGGTGGAGCTTTGGAAACGGTGAATGGTCTCTATCCTGGCGATGCCTTTGCGTCCGCGGCCACCGGCGTTTTCTTCCGCGAGCAGTCGACGGAATCCCTGATCGAAGCGATCCGGTATTTCGAGGCGGTGGAATCGCGGTTTTCGAGCGCATCCATTCGCGAGCATAGCGCGGCTTTCGACGAGGCGCATTTTCGCGCCGCTTTTGAGAGCTTTGTCGCTGCCAAATGGGCGGAATTCCTGGATGTTACCTCGCATTCGGCTAAGAACACTCAGATTGCGGCGGGACAGCGTATCTAG
- a CDS encoding class I SAM-dependent methyltransferase — protein MNPKEIIAIARTVVMNANLSALLLLRRPREAAYYVSECGFLKRALFPNRDLPQRQVYEVFGDQDLCVTILPKIAAEWMRPVGSFTADLLALCMICRAIKPKMIFEIGTFHGAGTLHLAANAPEAEVFTLDLPLESAAALNVTAVDSLHIAARTRADWLSGAKRISRVYGDSATFDFSPWRGKIDLFFIDGAHSYEYVRNDTLKALDCCRPNGVIAWHDYGRVGVNGVSRWLHEFARQGRQVSRVPGGSLAYYIKH, from the coding sequence ATGAATCCCAAAGAAATTATTGCAATTGCCAGGACCGTTGTAATGAATGCGAATTTGTCTGCGCTGCTTCTGCTTCGCCGACCACGCGAAGCCGCCTACTACGTCAGCGAATGCGGATTCTTGAAGCGTGCGCTCTTTCCCAACCGCGATTTGCCGCAACGCCAAGTTTATGAGGTGTTTGGCGATCAGGATTTGTGCGTGACCATTCTTCCCAAAATAGCCGCAGAATGGATGCGGCCGGTTGGTTCTTTTACCGCCGATTTACTGGCATTATGCATGATCTGTCGTGCCATTAAACCCAAGATGATCTTTGAGATTGGCACATTCCACGGAGCCGGCACATTGCACCTGGCGGCAAATGCGCCGGAAGCCGAGGTTTTTACGCTTGATCTTCCGCTCGAATCCGCTGCCGCGCTGAATGTGACTGCCGTGGATTCGCTACACATCGCTGCAAGAACGAGAGCCGATTGGCTGAGCGGGGCGAAACGGATTAGTCGAGTTTATGGCGACAGCGCCACATTCGATTTCTCGCCCTGGCGTGGGAAAATCGACCTGTTTTTCATCGACGGCGCCCACTCCTACGAGTACGTTAGGAACGACACCCTGAAAGCTCTCGACTGCTGCCGGCCGAACGGCGTCATCGCTTGGCACGACTACGGCCGTGTCGGCGTAAACGGAGTCTCCCGCTGGCTGCACGAATTTGCCCGCCAAGGCCGTCAAGTATCCCGGGTGCCGGGCGGATCTTTGGCGTACTACATCAAGCATTAA
- a CDS encoding sugar transferase, whose amino-acid sequence MLVSSRHWNDPVQRALKRVLDIGLSGFLLVVLSPLFLLLAVLVKLSSPGPVFFRWCVVGKRGRPFVGYKFRTMLVGADQMREQLGHKNEMTGPFFKMTYDPRVTAVGRILRRFSLDELPQLWSILKGDMSLVGPRPTQVFEYERLLEWQKTRVHVRPGAVSSWIVSGKSRDFDEMVRLDLRYIHEWSIWTDIRILLKALPYVLLGRNC is encoded by the coding sequence ATGCTCGTGTCGTCGCGGCACTGGAATGATCCGGTGCAGCGGGCCTTGAAGCGCGTCTTGGATATTGGCCTTTCGGGGTTCCTGCTCGTCGTCCTGTCGCCGTTGTTCCTGTTGTTGGCCGTCTTGGTTAAGCTGTCCTCCCCAGGTCCGGTTTTCTTCCGTTGGTGTGTCGTCGGAAAACGCGGGCGCCCGTTCGTCGGCTACAAGTTCCGGACTATGCTGGTCGGCGCGGACCAGATGAGGGAGCAGTTGGGGCACAAGAACGAAATGACCGGCCCATTTTTTAAGATGACCTACGATCCTCGAGTGACCGCTGTAGGACGCATCCTGCGGCGGTTCAGCCTGGACGAACTGCCGCAACTATGGAGCATCCTCAAGGGCGACATGAGTTTGGTCGGCCCCCGTCCCACCCAGGTCTTCGAGTATGAGCGGCTGCTGGAATGGCAGAAGACCAGGGTGCACGTGAGGCCAGGTGCGGTTTCATCTTGGATTGTCTCCGGCAAATCGCGTGATTTTGACGAAATGGTGCGCTTGGACTTGCGGTACATCCATGAATGGTCCATTTGGACGGATATTCGCATTTTGCTCAAAGCACTGCCCTACGTCTTGCTGGGCAGGAATTGTTGA
- a CDS encoding class I SAM-dependent methyltransferase translates to MLAANYACASCGITFPAAGNRPILINETNSVFRIPEIESFSFMGMHQRPSIFVRLLPSPDCNVAADRNYRRLAQQLLPGARILVLGAANGGLGTETIYHSNFTVINSDVWPGAVVDIILDAHDIPFPSESFDCVVAQAVLEHVADPFRCVAEIHRVLKPDGIVYAETPFMQQVHGAEYDFCRFTHLGHRRLFRWFSVIDSGIVAGPGMSLAWAWEYFWMSFVNRRGLMRKLLRAMSRLTAFWMPWCDAFLSTRLGAYDAASGFYFMGRKAPQPISDRDLLAEFRGVR, encoded by the coding sequence GTGCTTGCCGCCAATTATGCATGCGCCTCCTGTGGCATCACGTTCCCAGCGGCGGGCAACCGCCCGATCTTGATTAACGAGACCAACAGTGTATTCCGCATTCCAGAAATTGAGAGCTTCAGCTTCATGGGCATGCACCAAAGGCCCTCGATTTTTGTCAGGCTGCTTCCTAGTCCGGATTGCAATGTCGCTGCCGACCGCAACTACCGCCGACTGGCTCAGCAACTTCTGCCCGGCGCTCGCATCCTCGTGCTGGGAGCGGCCAACGGTGGGTTGGGAACCGAGACAATCTATCATTCCAATTTCACGGTCATTAATTCCGATGTCTGGCCCGGCGCCGTTGTCGACATCATCCTCGACGCGCACGACATCCCTTTTCCCAGCGAGTCCTTTGACTGCGTGGTCGCGCAAGCGGTGCTCGAACACGTGGCGGATCCGTTCCGCTGCGTCGCCGAGATTCACCGCGTATTGAAGCCGGACGGCATCGTCTATGCGGAGACGCCGTTCATGCAACAGGTCCACGGCGCGGAATACGACTTCTGCCGCTTCACACACCTGGGTCACCGGCGCCTGTTTCGCTGGTTTTCCGTTATTGACAGCGGCATCGTTGCCGGACCTGGCATGTCGCTGGCGTGGGCTTGGGAGTATTTCTGGATGAGCTTTGTCAACCGGCGCGGGCTCATGCGCAAGCTGTTGCGCGCCATGTCGCGCCTCACTGCTTTCTGGATGCCTTGGTGCGATGCATTTCTCAGCACTCGATTGGGCGCGTACGATGCTGCGTCGGGCTTTTACTTCATGGGTCGCAAGGCGCCACAGCCAATCAGTGACCGCGATCTGCTGGCCGAATTTCGCGGGGTGCGCTAA
- a CDS encoding O-antigen ligase family protein translates to MDRLTPTRYLFGLALVLMPASYTMKYFLGALDITWVNPTLVLGAVAFLLVGYRARDGWTFALTAYAFIAALLGSFYLAPSLEREKAPLYVIYAEPVRLALNVAWFWVCLQYWKKHRDFTLRWLAISAILQFAVAVYLYLAMLELLPVPQLVQLYLDIYKTRQVVWFGDLPVYRMAGTFFESPPFGLFMICCFVVLALEWIAPAETHDPRLQLWIKTGAAVSLIATIASLSDQILIAFFVLGVAFLLHRMKQSKRNQALVWAGIAFAAALYIGAQAIAKWQSAQSVGQDIYGQSMGERLYHTGYSFRILAEAPASIITGIGPGRYGDYVARTGIFESTVNPGVTVIQWMVEFGLAGLILLTGWFWRIWSKASLRFGPLGTAAVATLLMANMFQMNWKLESWFLALAYLYAADPVEHLASTAEVRTNTGGALARAGL, encoded by the coding sequence ATGGATCGGCTAACCCCAACCCGGTACCTGTTCGGCTTGGCCCTGGTGTTGATGCCGGCGTCGTACACCATGAAGTACTTTCTAGGGGCGCTGGACATCACCTGGGTCAATCCCACCCTGGTGCTCGGTGCCGTGGCGTTCCTGCTCGTCGGGTACCGCGCGCGCGACGGATGGACCTTTGCCCTCACCGCCTACGCATTCATCGCGGCGCTGCTCGGCAGTTTTTATCTCGCGCCGTCCCTGGAAAGGGAGAAGGCGCCTCTGTATGTCATTTATGCGGAGCCCGTTCGTCTGGCCCTGAATGTTGCCTGGTTCTGGGTGTGCTTACAGTACTGGAAGAAGCACCGCGACTTCACACTGCGGTGGCTTGCCATCTCCGCCATTCTGCAATTTGCCGTCGCGGTTTATCTGTATCTGGCTATGCTGGAGCTGCTGCCGGTACCGCAACTCGTTCAACTCTATCTCGACATTTACAAGACCCGACAGGTCGTTTGGTTTGGCGACCTTCCGGTGTATCGGATGGCAGGGACGTTTTTCGAATCGCCTCCCTTCGGGCTATTCATGATCTGCTGTTTTGTCGTCCTGGCGCTAGAATGGATTGCGCCGGCTGAAACCCACGATCCGCGTCTGCAATTGTGGATTAAGACCGGTGCGGCTGTTTCCCTGATCGCAACCATCGCCTCCCTTTCCGATCAGATCCTGATCGCGTTCTTTGTGCTGGGCGTAGCGTTCCTGTTGCACAGGATGAAACAATCCAAGCGCAACCAGGCGCTCGTGTGGGCTGGTATTGCTTTTGCCGCAGCTCTTTACATTGGCGCTCAAGCGATCGCGAAGTGGCAATCCGCGCAATCCGTCGGCCAGGATATCTATGGGCAAAGCATGGGCGAGCGGCTGTACCACACCGGGTACAGCTTCCGGATATTGGCCGAGGCGCCGGCCAGCATAATCACGGGCATTGGCCCGGGACGATACGGCGACTATGTTGCGCGTACCGGTATCTTTGAAAGTACAGTTAATCCCGGAGTGACCGTCATCCAGTGGATGGTTGAGTTTGGGCTTGCCGGCTTAATCCTGCTGACGGGCTGGTTTTGGCGAATTTGGTCGAAGGCATCGCTTCGCTTCGGGCCGCTGGGCACCGCCGCGGTCGCCACGCTGCTCATGGCCAATATGTTCCAGATGAACTGGAAACTGGAGAGCTGGTTTCTCGCACTCGCGTACCTGTACGCCGCGGATCCCGTCGAACACTTGGCCTCCACGGCAGAGGTGAGGACGAACACCGGCGGCGCCTTGGCGCGCGCGGGGCTATGA
- a CDS encoding class I SAM-dependent methyltransferase: MEAAQCPACGVSRPDHLPCGSRSEYQLLCCAACGILFSDPMVPADNAWYEHSEIYSARHQWLKHVAVSSQRPRWEFNEALKVVGSGATALLDVGCGFGDFLFHARRAGCDVTGIDFSAACVEFARTELGIQSVFNCSLEQLASRCSGQLFDAITIFEVLEHTADPFEVLRSAKSLLRQGGQLCVSVPGYRRWPALFDPDVDFPPHHLTLWSEQGLERLLERAGFRVIKVSRKPLQAADLGLHIKWAIRRALKRRITTVPASEQQVYAATPTAKKIVARAVRRLAGGLLAIACVPLRVHRRAGGFTLFVHAENA; the protein is encoded by the coding sequence ATGGAAGCTGCACAATGTCCCGCATGTGGGGTCAGCCGTCCCGACCACTTGCCGTGCGGCAGTCGTAGCGAATATCAGCTATTGTGCTGCGCTGCGTGCGGCATCCTTTTCTCTGACCCCATGGTGCCGGCCGACAATGCATGGTACGAGCACTCCGAAATCTATTCAGCCCGTCATCAATGGCTTAAACACGTGGCAGTCTCGTCACAGCGGCCACGTTGGGAGTTCAACGAGGCGTTGAAGGTGGTGGGCTCGGGTGCGACGGCGCTATTGGACGTGGGCTGTGGCTTCGGCGATTTCCTGTTCCACGCACGGCGTGCAGGCTGCGACGTGACTGGAATCGATTTCAGTGCAGCGTGCGTAGAGTTCGCGCGCACGGAGCTTGGCATTCAGTCTGTTTTCAATTGCTCTCTTGAACAGCTTGCCAGCCGCTGTTCGGGACAGTTGTTCGACGCGATTACAATTTTCGAGGTACTGGAACATACCGCCGACCCGTTTGAAGTGCTGCGGAGTGCCAAGTCACTGCTTCGCCAAGGTGGTCAGTTGTGTGTGTCCGTTCCCGGGTACCGACGCTGGCCGGCATTATTCGACCCCGACGTCGATTTCCCGCCGCACCATTTGACCTTATGGAGCGAGCAGGGCCTCGAACGTCTGCTGGAACGCGCCGGATTTCGAGTTATAAAGGTTAGCCGAAAACCGCTACAGGCAGCCGATCTGGGACTGCACATAAAATGGGCGATTCGACGGGCACTGAAGCGCCGGATCACCACCGTACCTGCGTCAGAACAGCAGGTGTATGCAGCAACACCTACGGCTAAGAAAATCGTTGCGAGAGCAGTCCGCAGGCTTGCGGGAGGGCTGCTGGCAATCGCTTGCGTTCCGCTGCGCGTACATCGGCGCGCGGGCGGCTTTACCCTTTTCGTGCACGCAGAGAATGCTTGA
- the galE gene encoding UDP-glucose 4-epimerase GalE, protein MARVLVTGGAGYIGSICARELLRLGHEVIIIDDLSAGHRQAVPAGAKFYHLDIGDRNAIRELLASTPMDVVFHFAAKALISESVTNPGVFFDRNLASSIALCEELRRAGVANFVFSSSAAVYGNPSTVPIPEDHPKEPVNAYGESKLAFERVLRWYASSYGWSVVAFRYFNACGSTPSGGELHDPETHILPLLLQTASGRRAYFEIYGADYETPDGTCLRDYVHVSDIADAHLLAFQKMNVPGFRAYNIGTGTSYSVRQICDAVAAVTQKQLDLRVGPRRSGDPAVLCASPARLINDFGWKPGRSDLTTIVASAWEWEQRQVRNLRPASRSLS, encoded by the coding sequence ATGGCCAGGGTCCTCGTAACCGGCGGGGCCGGCTACATCGGTTCCATTTGTGCTCGAGAATTGCTGCGCCTTGGGCACGAAGTCATCATCATTGACGATCTCTCGGCCGGGCATCGGCAAGCCGTGCCGGCGGGAGCGAAGTTTTACCACCTCGATATCGGCGATCGTAATGCGATTCGTGAACTGCTCGCCTCCACGCCCATGGATGTCGTCTTCCATTTTGCGGCCAAGGCGCTGATCTCGGAATCGGTCACCAATCCCGGCGTTTTCTTCGATCGCAACCTGGCCTCCAGCATTGCCCTTTGCGAAGAGCTGCGGCGCGCCGGCGTCGCCAATTTTGTGTTCTCCTCGTCCGCGGCCGTCTACGGCAATCCTTCCACCGTTCCCATCCCCGAAGACCATCCCAAAGAGCCTGTCAACGCATACGGCGAGAGCAAGCTTGCCTTCGAACGTGTCCTGCGCTGGTACGCCTCCAGTTACGGTTGGAGCGTGGTCGCTTTCCGCTACTTCAACGCTTGTGGAAGCACTCCGTCCGGCGGTGAGCTCCACGACCCCGAGACCCACATTCTCCCGCTGCTCCTGCAAACCGCATCCGGCCGCCGCGCGTACTTTGAGATCTACGGCGCTGACTACGAAACGCCGGACGGAACTTGCCTTCGCGATTATGTCCACGTGTCGGATATCGCCGACGCACATCTGCTGGCTTTCCAAAAGATGAATGTTCCAGGCTTTCGCGCCTATAACATCGGAACCGGGACCAGCTACTCCGTGCGGCAGATCTGTGATGCAGTTGCTGCCGTGACGCAAAAGCAACTTGACCTACGCGTCGGCCCCAGGCGATCGGGAGATCCGGCCGTGCTGTGCGCCAGTCCCGCGCGTTTGATCAATGACTTCGGCTGGAAGCCCGGGCGATCCGATCTGACGACGATCGTGGCATCGGCTTGGGAATGGGAACAGCGGCAGGTTCGTAACCTTCGACCCGCCTCGCGCTCTCTCTCCTGA
- a CDS encoding glycosyltransferase family 4 protein, giving the protein MKQLVCDARCMGTGLGTYVTNVLRSLRALKPEFSTTVITTRQYEPQVRGLCDRTIALDLPVYSVREQIQIPWAARGADLLHVMHYNAPLARTGRLVVCIHDLTHILDKTHARTLKSWIYARPMLNLVARKADHIFTLSTYSRDQIVRCLGVPPEKITITYVGVGDQFHPMSAEQTRPELRSLKVDRPYLLFVGHLKPHKNVKTLLRAFAELVKHGHDADLVIVGDDRIGRPAVLAEIEALGIQDRVRIFQGLEIRLLAALYSAAEVLVLPSFEEGFGLPVLEAMACGAPVACSRAASLPEVGGDAVEYFDPHSCCELVACLDRILQSPEKRQRMRELGLARARLFSWSDCAQKHYDVYRRFLS; this is encoded by the coding sequence ATGAAGCAGCTGGTTTGCGACGCCCGTTGCATGGGCACAGGACTTGGCACCTATGTGACCAACGTGCTTCGCTCGCTGCGCGCGCTCAAGCCCGAGTTTTCCACCACGGTAATCACCACCCGCCAGTACGAACCCCAAGTGCGCGGCTTGTGCGACAGAACCATCGCACTCGATCTTCCAGTCTATTCGGTGCGTGAGCAGATTCAGATACCGTGGGCTGCGCGCGGCGCCGACTTGCTGCACGTCATGCATTACAACGCTCCTCTGGCCCGAACCGGGCGCCTGGTTGTATGCATTCACGATTTGACCCACATCTTGGACAAGACGCATGCGCGCACATTGAAAAGTTGGATCTATGCCCGCCCCATGTTGAACCTCGTGGCGCGCAAGGCCGATCACATCTTTACCTTGTCGACCTACTCCAGGGACCAGATCGTGCGGTGCTTGGGTGTGCCGCCGGAAAAGATCACCATCACGTATGTCGGTGTAGGTGATCAATTCCATCCCATGTCCGCCGAACAAACCAGGCCGGAGTTGCGCAGCCTGAAGGTGGATCGTCCGTATCTATTGTTCGTCGGTCATCTCAAGCCCCACAAGAATGTCAAGACATTGCTGCGGGCGTTCGCAGAATTGGTCAAACACGGCCACGATGCGGACCTGGTCATTGTCGGTGATGACCGCATCGGTCGCCCGGCCGTCCTCGCCGAGATTGAAGCCCTGGGCATCCAGGATCGCGTCAGGATCTTTCAGGGACTCGAAATTCGACTCCTGGCCGCACTCTATAGCGCTGCGGAAGTCCTCGTACTCCCCTCGTTCGAGGAAGGCTTCGGGCTCCCGGTTCTGGAAGCGATGGCGTGCGGCGCGCCCGTGGCCTGCTCCCGGGCGGCCTCGCTACCCGAAGTCGGAGGCGATGCCGTGGAGTACTTTGATCCGCATAGTTGCTGCGAGCTCGTGGCCTGCCTCGACCGCATCCTGCAATCACCCGAAAAGCGGCAGCGCATGCGGGAACTGGGATTGGCCCGGGCGCGCTTGTTTAGCTGGTCCGACTGCGCGCAAAAGCATTACGATGTTTATCGGCGATTTCTGTCCTAA
- a CDS encoding SIS domain-containing protein: MNVSPDPVSGAPVLDVFRPAGYFRALTDVIARMPLSVINGIVDVILRAYHERRTVFLYGNGGSAALASHCACDLGKGTSNGDDRRLRVVSLTDNVPLITAWANDSAYEYIFVEQLRNLLRPGDISFAISASGNSPNVVNALQYSRDVGASNVGITGFGGGRMRDLCDLCLVVPSDNMQLVEDLHLSVSHAVFTSVRHRIAESARAKAAEVAAD, from the coding sequence ATGAATGTTTCTCCCGATCCAGTTTCCGGCGCTCCCGTGCTCGACGTATTTCGTCCCGCCGGCTACTTCAGGGCATTGACGGATGTCATTGCGCGCATGCCGTTGTCGGTCATCAATGGCATCGTGGATGTCATCTTGCGTGCCTATCACGAACGCCGCACCGTGTTTCTTTACGGCAATGGTGGTAGCGCAGCTCTCGCTTCGCACTGCGCCTGTGATCTGGGCAAGGGGACCAGCAACGGTGATGACCGGCGCCTGCGCGTCGTCTCGCTGACCGATAACGTACCGTTGATCACCGCCTGGGCCAATGATTCCGCCTACGAGTATATTTTTGTCGAGCAGCTTCGGAATCTCTTGCGGCCGGGCGACATCAGCTTCGCAATCAGCGCCAGTGGCAATTCGCCCAACGTCGTGAATGCGTTGCAGTACTCGCGCGATGTGGGTGCAAGTAACGTTGGTATCACCGGATTCGGGGGCGGACGAATGAGGGACCTTTGTGATCTCTGTCTCGTCGTCCCGTCGGATAACATGCAATTGGTGGAAGATCTTCACCTTTCCGTTTCCCATGCGGTGTTTACCAGCGTTCGCCATCGCATTGCCGAGTCCGCTCGCGCCAAAGCGGCAGAGGTGGCGGCAGATTGA